A genomic window from Nicotiana sylvestris chromosome 11, ASM39365v2, whole genome shotgun sequence includes:
- the LOC104243480 gene encoding pentatricopeptide repeat-containing protein At4g28010-like codes for MMIRKKSSNICVCFQAPFNPQNAIFLEYLCTTIQARGTTTSTGCSKNVQELDEKCWLYKNVNFHCFGIPFNPQKAIFVKNLYTTVPAGGTAAAAGCSHVQELDEKLKWLCKKRNLHGFRVALNSPKASFVKYYCAKAVTEHATMDVQALDAELKGLCEKPNPQYVNAFELFNDAVNSGRIPSEFTCNFLVATMAKNKEYSLAFKVYGRMREVGVSPWFLSLAALIECLVHAQRPKLAIAALGLILKYGLRVNDYLVNIVLKGLCENGMAIKAIEVFQCLYMKEVTPNVVSLNTLMKGLCRERKLEAALDLRSRMEKVNVAPNMITYSILIDGLCSERRLDEAMGLLEEMTTKGLKADVVVYSSLINGLCNKGCVDRGKELLNEMLKEGILPNVVTYSCLLHGYCKQGQLKEATMLYDDMLKRKIHPDVITFISMISGLCKGGRAVKAVELFKLTVEKGEEPGNIPYNILLRGLCKEGLLSDAFNILQQMIEKGKKPDLITYNTLVRGLCENGKVDDALTMFNSILADETYVQPDVTTMNVLIQALCEEGHLSNAAKIHEKMVAKKTLVDMRTFTVLIGAHIKADNVAKAMELLKQANELGFIPDSLTYGTMVDGFCELNVLNIAKGLFLRMRNRGYCPTVIDYNILMESLCNEGSLEQARRLFQEMLDGNCEPDLVSYNIIIDGTLKAKNLKSAKELLVHMLHRGLNPNAFTYSILINRFSKLGLLDEAKNLYERMNASGLTPDNSVYNCLLKGFSLNGQTREIIDLLNQMAAKGIDLDSKLTSTILTCLCNISEDVNVAELLPNFSGEKSEVFSIPCSELLNKLHNSLSKLQLDSAQQCQ; via the exons ATGATGATTAGAAAGAAATCATCTAACATCTGTGTTTGTTTTCAAGCACCCTTTAACCCCCAGAACGCAATTTTTTTGGAATATTTGTGTACAACAATACAAGCTAGAGGTACAACTACTAGTACAGGTTGTTCAAAAAATGTTCAAGAGTTGGATGAGAAGTGTTGGCTTTATAAAAATGTTAACTTTCATTGTTTTGGAATACCATTTAATCCCCAGAAAGCAATATTTGTGAAAAACTTGTATACAACAGTACCAGCTGGAGGTACAGCCGCTGCTGCAGGTTGTTCACATGTTCAAGAATTGGATGAAAAGTTAAAGTGGCTTTGCAAAAAGCGTAATTTGCATGGTTTCCGAGTAGCTCTTAACTCCCCAAAAGCGAGTTTTGTGAAATATTATTGTGCAAAAGCAGTTACAGAACATGCTACAATGGATGTACAAGCATTGGATGCAGAGTTGAAGGGTCTTTGTGAAAAGCCAAATCCTCAGTATGTTAATGCTTTTGAACTTTTTAACGACGCGGTTAATTCGGGTCGAATACCTTCTGAGTTTACTTGCAATTTTCTTGTTGCAACAATGGCAAAGAATAAGGAGTACAGCTTGGCTTTTAAGGTGTACGGTAGGATGAGAGAGGTCGGGGTATCCCCGTGGTTTTTATCGTTAGCTGCTTTGATTGAATGTTTAGTGCATGCTCAAAGGCCAAAATTGGCGATTGCTGCGTTGGGATTGATTTTGAAGTATGGTTTGAGGGTTAATGATTACCTTGTTAATATTGTATTGAAAGGATTGTGTGAAAATGGTATGGCTATTAAGGCTATAGAAGTTTTTCAGTGTTTATATATGAAAGAAGTGACTCCTAATGTCGTTAGCTTAAACACCCTTATGAAAGGACTTTGCAGAGAGAGGAAATTGGAGGCGGCTTTAGATTTGAGGAGTAGAATGGAAAAGGTGAATGTAGCTCCAAATATGATTACTTATTCCATTTTGATAGATGGTCTTTGTTCAGAGAGAAGGTTGGATGAAGCTATGGGATTGCTGGAGGAGATGACAACTAAGGGTTTGAAAGCTGATGTTGTAGTGTACAGTTCACTCATAAATGGACTTTGCAACAAAGGATGTGTTGATAGAGGGAAAGAGCTCTTGAATGAGATGTTGAAGGAAGGAATTTTGCCAAATGTGGTTACTTATTCTTGTTTATTACATGGCTATTGTAAGCAGGGCCAATTAAAAGAAGCAACTATGTTATATGATGATATGCTGAAGCGCAAAATCCATCCGGATGTCATTACATTTATCAGTATGATTAGTGGGCTTTGCAAAGGTGGAAGGGCCGTGAAAGCAGTGGAATTGTTTAAATTGACGGTGGAGAAGGGTGAAGAGCCTGGAAACATACCTTACAATATTCTTCTGCGTGGACTTTGCAAGGAAGGGTTACTTTCTGATGCTTTTAACATTCTGCAGCAGATGATAGAAAAGGGCAAGAAGCCTGACTTGATTACTTACAATACACTGGTGAGAGGACTTTGTGAAAATGGGAAGGTGGACGATGCCTTGACAATGTTTAATTCAATTTTAGCTGATGAGACATATGTTCAGCCAGACGTTACGACAATGAATGTACTGATTCAGGCGCTTTGTGAAGAAGGACATCTTAGTAATGCTGCCAAAATTCATGAGAAGATGGTTGCTAAGAAGACACTGGTTGACATGAGAACTTTTACTGTGCTTATTGGAGCTCACATAAAAGCAGACAATGTTGCTAAAGCTATGGAACTCTTGAAGCAGGCAAATGAATTGGGTTTTATTCCAGACTCATTGACCTATGGCACTATGGTTGATGGTTTTTGTGAGTTGAATGTACTAAATATCGCGAAAGGTTTGTTTCTTCGGATGAGAAATAGGGGATATTGCCCAACCGTGATTGATTACAACATCTTGATGGAAAGCTTATGCAATGAGGGTAGCTTGGAACAAGCTAGGAGGTTGTTTCAAGAGATGTTAGATGGCAATTGTGAGCCAGATCTTGTGTCATACAATATTATCATTGATGGAACGCTCAAAGCAAAAAACTTAAAATCTGCTAAAGAGTTACTTGTTCATATGCTTCATAGGGGTTTGAATCCAAATGCTTTCACATATTCCATATTAATAAATAGGTTTTCAAAACTAGGGCTGTTGGATGAGGCAAAGAATTTATATGAGAGGATGAATGCATCTGGCTTGACACCGGATAACTCTGTGTATAATTGTTTACTGAAAGGCTTTAGCTTGAATGGTCAAACTAGAGAAATTATTGATTTGCTTAACCAAATGGCTGCTAAGGGCATTGATCTAGACTCAAAACTCACTTCAACAATCTTGACGTGTCTTTGCAATATATCTGAAGATGTCAATGTGGCAGAGCTGTTGCCAAATTTCTCCGGAGAAAAATCAGAAGTATTTAGCATTCCATGCAGTGAATTGTTGAACAAGCTTCACAATAGTTTATCCAAGCTTCAGTTGGATTCTGCTCAGCAG TGCCAATGA